A window of Campylobacter pinnipediorum subsp. pinnipediorum contains these coding sequences:
- a CDS encoding SixA phosphatase family protein, whose amino-acid sequence MKKIYFMRHAKAVETNSDKDFKRAINDRGKKDIKLIAKALKKHDIAFDLVVSSDAIRCKQTVKELFNEMDIKKDVKYKKRFYTATANYIFEFIQSIDDDIKNVFLVLHNPAITEICEYISDSSIGNMPTCGVFGIEFEGKFSDIKKDEVGVLFFEYPKRYRGK is encoded by the coding sequence ATGAAAAAAATTTATTTTATGAGACATGCAAAAGCTGTTGAAACAAATTCTGATAAAGATTTTAAAAGAGCTATTAACGATAGGGGTAAAAAAGATATAAAACTTATAGCAAAGGCACTTAAAAAACACGACATAGCTTTTGATTTGGTTGTGTCTAGTGATGCTATTAGATGTAAACAAACTGTAAAAGAGCTTTTTAATGAGATGGATATAAAAAAAGATGTAAAGTATAAAAAAAGATTTTATACAGCAACTGCAAATTATATTTTTGAATTTATACAGAGTATAGATGATGATATAAAAAATGTGTTTTTAGTCCTTCACAATCCAGCAATAACTGAAATTTGTGAGTATATAAGTGATTCTAGTATAGGAAATATGCCAACTTGTGGGGTTTTTGGTATAGAGTTTGAAGGTAAATTTTCAGACATAAAAAAAGATGAGGTTGGGGTGCTATTTTTTGAATATCCAAAGAGATATAGAGGAAAATAA